The Daucus carota subsp. sativus chromosome 7, DH1 v3.0, whole genome shotgun sequence genome window below encodes:
- the LOC108193520 gene encoding homeobox-leucine zipper protein HAT22 isoform X1, which yields MGFDNVCNTGLVLGLGLSSETTAPARPTPKMAVSMGSEPDLTLGLISGAPYKVVDSGGADSGGSSFSSVKREREIGSFEEVETTVVDHKARGVSDEDDDGGNGRKKLRLTKAQSALLEESFKHLSTLNPQKQKQELARELKLRPRQVEVWFQNRRARTKLKQTEVDCEYLKKCCETLTDENRRLQKELQELKALKVSQPLYMQLPAATLTMCPSCERVGGGAGGTTDTSSKSPRACPFGSKPHFYNPFTSSSAAC from the exons ATGGGTTTCGATAATGTTTGCAACACGGGTCTTGTTCTTGGGCTGGGCCTCTCGTCGGAAACCACTGCTCCGGCGAGGCCCACTCCTAAGATGGCGGTGAGTATGGGCTCTGAGCCTGACCTGACTCTGGGTCTTATTTCCGGCGCTCCTTATAAGGTGGTTGATAGTGGCGGCGCGGATAGCGGCGGCTCTTCTTTCTCGAGTGtgaagagggagagagagattgggAGCTTTGAAGAAGTGGAGACGACTGTCGTGGATCATAAGGCCAGAGGGGTtagtgatgaagatgatgatggtgGTAATGGAAGGAAGAAGCTGAGGCTCACGAAAGCCCAGTCGGCTCTTCTTGAGGAGAGCTTTAAGCATCTCAGCACTCTCAATCCA CAGAAACAAAAGCAAGAATTAGCAAGGGAGCTCAAGCTCAGGCCTCGACAGGTTGAAGTCTGGTTTCAGAACAGAAGAGCCAG GACGAAGCTGAAGCAAACAGAGGTGGACTGTGAGTACTTGAAGAAATGCTGCGAGACATTAACAGACGAAAACAGGAGACTCCAGAAGGAGCTGCAAGAACTGAAAGCACTGAAAGTATCACAGCCTTTGTACATGCAACTGCCGGCGGCGACTCTAACCATGTGTCCGTCGTGCGAAAGAGTCGGAGGCGGCGCCGGAGGCACCACCGACACATCTTCAAAGAGCCCACGCGCGTGTCCCTTTGGTTCAAAGCCTCACTTCTATAACCCTTTCACT
- the LOC108193520 gene encoding homeobox-leucine zipper protein HAT22 isoform X2, giving the protein MGFDNVCNTGLVLGLGLSSETTAPARPTPKMAVSMGSEPDLTLGLISGAPYKVVDSGGADSGGSSFSSVKREREIGSFEEVETTVVDHKARGVSDEDDDGGNGRKKLRLTKAQSALLEESFKHLSTLNPKQKQELARELKLRPRQVEVWFQNRRARTKLKQTEVDCEYLKKCCETLTDENRRLQKELQELKALKVSQPLYMQLPAATLTMCPSCERVGGGAGGTTDTSSKSPRACPFGSKPHFYNPFTSSSAAC; this is encoded by the exons ATGGGTTTCGATAATGTTTGCAACACGGGTCTTGTTCTTGGGCTGGGCCTCTCGTCGGAAACCACTGCTCCGGCGAGGCCCACTCCTAAGATGGCGGTGAGTATGGGCTCTGAGCCTGACCTGACTCTGGGTCTTATTTCCGGCGCTCCTTATAAGGTGGTTGATAGTGGCGGCGCGGATAGCGGCGGCTCTTCTTTCTCGAGTGtgaagagggagagagagattgggAGCTTTGAAGAAGTGGAGACGACTGTCGTGGATCATAAGGCCAGAGGGGTtagtgatgaagatgatgatggtgGTAATGGAAGGAAGAAGCTGAGGCTCACGAAAGCCCAGTCGGCTCTTCTTGAGGAGAGCTTTAAGCATCTCAGCACTCTCAATCCA AAACAAAAGCAAGAATTAGCAAGGGAGCTCAAGCTCAGGCCTCGACAGGTTGAAGTCTGGTTTCAGAACAGAAGAGCCAG GACGAAGCTGAAGCAAACAGAGGTGGACTGTGAGTACTTGAAGAAATGCTGCGAGACATTAACAGACGAAAACAGGAGACTCCAGAAGGAGCTGCAAGAACTGAAAGCACTGAAAGTATCACAGCCTTTGTACATGCAACTGCCGGCGGCGACTCTAACCATGTGTCCGTCGTGCGAAAGAGTCGGAGGCGGCGCCGGAGGCACCACCGACACATCTTCAAAGAGCCCACGCGCGTGTCCCTTTGGTTCAAAGCCTCACTTCTATAACCCTTTCACT